In one Erythrobacteraceae bacterium WH01K genomic region, the following are encoded:
- a CDS encoding DUF1244 domain-containing protein has product MDTNTPRSQGSLDTLDDAVAAAAFRRLVRHLQHRHDAQNIDLMGLSGFCRNCLADWIMDAGFEGDKVAARELIHGMPQDEWKATRQTPATREQLDRMEASVAKNAR; this is encoded by the coding sequence ATGGATACGAATACGCCCCGCTCGCAAGGCAGTCTCGATACGCTGGACGATGCCGTCGCAGCGGCTGCCTTCCGCAGGCTGGTGCGGCATTTGCAGCACCGCCACGATGCACAGAATATCGACCTGATGGGCTTGAGCGGTTTCTGCCGCAATTGTCTCGCCGACTGGATCATGGATGCCGGCTTCGAAGGCGACAAGGTCGCCGCACGCGAGCTCATCCACGGCATGCCGCAAGACGAATGGAAAGCCACGCGCCAGACCCCGGCAACGCGGGAACAACTGGACCGCATGGAAGCGAGCGTCGCAAAGAACGCGCGATAA
- the pyk gene encoding pyruvate kinase, translated as MEKRPAKSAPPKLDPRGRKVKILATTGPASRDPEMLRRLFRAGVDAFRVNMSHGEHAQHAETIKAIRALEKEFHRPIAVFCDLQGPKLRVGKFKDGKAVIRHSGHFTLDRRDEPGDETRVQLPHPELFGLLEKGQRLLINDGKIRLRVIKADEDAILCSAEVGGVISDRKGVNVPDAEIPIPALTAKDRKDLAFAVEQGADWIGLSFVQRPEDLAEARRLMGGYGALCAKIEKPMAVRRLDEIIELSDGIMVARGDLGVELDPEDVPPLQKTIVNKTRTAGKPVIVATQMLESMIESPSPTRAEVSDVANAVYDGADAVMLSAETAAGDWPEEAVTIMHRIATKVENDPEYLARVRFLDTPPDATTADALSHACMTIADTVKIGAVTVFTGSGSTARRVARERPSVPMLVLTPSMRTARRLALLWGAHAVATKDIGSFEEMIAKGKRMALRHGFGEAGSKLIALAGVPFGTPGSTNLLHVVTLTGDELEKHGS; from the coding sequence ATGGAAAAGCGCCCTGCAAAATCCGCCCCGCCCAAACTCGATCCCCGGGGCCGCAAGGTCAAGATCCTCGCGACGACGGGTCCTGCCAGCCGCGATCCCGAGATGCTGCGCCGCCTCTTTCGCGCAGGCGTCGATGCGTTCCGGGTGAACATGAGCCATGGCGAACACGCGCAGCATGCCGAAACGATCAAGGCGATCCGCGCGCTGGAGAAGGAATTCCACCGCCCGATCGCGGTTTTCTGCGACCTGCAGGGGCCCAAGCTGCGGGTCGGCAAATTCAAGGATGGCAAGGCGGTCATTCGCCATTCCGGGCACTTCACGCTCGACCGGCGCGATGAACCCGGCGACGAAACGCGGGTTCAGCTGCCCCATCCCGAACTGTTCGGCCTGCTGGAAAAGGGCCAGCGCCTGCTGATCAACGATGGCAAGATCCGGTTGCGGGTGATCAAGGCGGACGAGGACGCAATCCTGTGCTCGGCAGAGGTCGGCGGGGTCATCTCGGACCGCAAGGGCGTGAACGTGCCCGATGCCGAAATCCCGATCCCGGCCCTGACAGCGAAAGACCGCAAGGATCTTGCCTTTGCCGTGGAACAGGGCGCGGACTGGATCGGCCTCAGCTTCGTCCAGCGTCCCGAAGACCTTGCCGAAGCGCGGCGGCTGATGGGCGGCTATGGCGCCCTGTGTGCCAAGATCGAGAAACCCATGGCGGTTCGCCGGCTGGACGAGATCATCGAACTGTCCGACGGCATCATGGTCGCGCGCGGAGACCTGGGCGTGGAACTAGATCCGGAAGACGTTCCGCCGCTGCAGAAGACGATCGTCAACAAGACGCGCACGGCGGGCAAGCCGGTGATCGTCGCCACGCAAATGCTGGAAAGCATGATCGAGAGCCCCAGCCCGACCAGGGCCGAGGTCTCCGACGTCGCCAATGCAGTCTATGACGGGGCCGACGCCGTGATGCTCAGCGCGGAGACGGCTGCTGGCGACTGGCCAGAAGAAGCGGTCACCATCATGCACCGCATCGCGACCAAGGTTGAGAACGATCCGGAATATCTCGCCCGCGTGCGCTTCCTCGACACACCGCCCGACGCCACCACTGCCGACGCGCTGAGCCATGCCTGCATGACCATCGCGGACACAGTGAAGATCGGCGCGGTGACGGTCTTCACAGGCTCCGGCAGCACGGCCCGCCGTGTCGCCCGCGAACGCCCGAGCGTGCCGATGCTGGTCCTGACGCCCAGCATGCGCACGGCGCGCCGCCTCGCCCTGCTATGGGGCGCGCACGCCGTTGCGACGAAGGACATCGGCAGTTTCGAAGAGATGATCGCCAAGGGCAAGCGCATGGCCCTGCGCCACGGCTTCGGCGAGGCGGGCAGCAAGCTGATCGCGCTCGCCGGCGTGCCTTTCGGGACCCCGGGCAGCACGAACCTGCTGCATGTGGTGACGCTAACCGGCGACGAACTGGAGAAACACGGCAGCTAG
- the gltX gene encoding glutamate--tRNA ligase, whose protein sequence is MTTTRFAPSPTGRLHVGNIRTALHNWFLARKSGGAFLLRSDDTDAERSKEEYVDAIRADLAWLGLEPDGEARQSDRLALYDEAFEKLKAEGRVYPAYETARELELKRKIALGRGKPPIYDRAALALSDEERAAKEADGVTPHWRFRLDHDSPIQWDDGVRGAVKFDPATLSDPVIRRADGSWLYMLPSCVDDIDMGVTQVLRGEDHVSNTAVQVQMFEALGATPPAFAHEALLVGKEGKLSKRLGSLGCDAFREKGIEPEAVIALLARLGTSQPVEPIADREKLLETFDLSTFGRAPAKFDEAELERVNTAIVHQMPFSDVADRLPAGMDEAGWHAVQPNVSTVAEAQEWWRLVTGPVDAVDFSDEDRAYLAEAAQALEWGENPWGALTGKLKEATGRKGKALFLPLRQALTGMSHGPDMGELLPLIGETEARARLERASA, encoded by the coding sequence ATGACCACTACCCGTTTCGCCCCTTCGCCCACCGGACGGCTGCATGTCGGCAATATCCGCACGGCGCTGCACAACTGGTTCCTCGCCCGCAAATCCGGGGGGGCATTCCTGCTCCGCAGCGACGACACCGATGCCGAACGGTCGAAGGAGGAGTATGTCGATGCGATCCGCGCCGACCTCGCCTGGCTGGGGCTGGAGCCGGATGGCGAGGCGCGGCAATCCGATCGGCTGGCCCTCTACGACGAGGCTTTCGAGAAGCTGAAAGCCGAAGGCCGCGTCTACCCGGCTTACGAAACCGCCCGCGAGCTGGAGCTCAAGCGCAAGATCGCGCTGGGACGCGGCAAGCCGCCGATCTACGACCGCGCAGCACTCGCGCTGTCCGACGAGGAACGCGCGGCGAAGGAAGCAGACGGCGTCACTCCGCACTGGCGGTTTCGGCTCGACCATGACTCGCCGATCCAATGGGACGACGGCGTGCGCGGCGCGGTGAAATTCGACCCTGCGACCCTGTCCGACCCGGTGATCCGCCGCGCCGACGGAAGCTGGCTCTACATGCTGCCAAGCTGCGTCGACGATATCGACATGGGCGTGACTCAGGTGCTGCGCGGCGAAGACCATGTCAGCAACACCGCCGTGCAGGTGCAGATGTTCGAGGCGCTGGGAGCGACCCCGCCCGCTTTCGCGCACGAGGCGCTGCTGGTCGGCAAGGAAGGCAAGCTGTCGAAGCGACTGGGCTCGCTCGGCTGCGATGCATTCCGCGAGAAAGGGATCGAGCCCGAGGCGGTCATCGCGCTGCTGGCGCGGCTCGGCACCTCGCAGCCGGTCGAGCCGATCGCCGACCGCGAGAAGCTGCTCGAAACCTTCGACCTCTCCACCTTTGGCCGCGCGCCAGCCAAGTTCGACGAGGCCGAGCTGGAGCGAGTGAACACGGCCATCGTCCACCAGATGCCCTTCAGCGACGTGGCCGATCGTCTGCCCGCCGGCATGGACGAGGCCGGCTGGCACGCTGTGCAGCCCAACGTGTCGACCGTTGCCGAGGCGCAGGAATGGTGGCGGCTGGTCACCGGGCCGGTGGATGCCGTGGACTTCTCCGACGAGGATCGCGCCTATCTCGCCGAAGCGGCGCAGGCGCTGGAATGGGGCGAGAACCCTTGGGGTGCGCTGACCGGAAAGCTGAAGGAGGCCACGGGCCGCAAGGGCAAAGCGCTGTTCCTGCCGCTACGCCAGGCGCTGACCGGCATGAGCCACGGCCCCGACATGGGCGAACTGCTCCCGCTGATCGGCGAGACGGAGGCGCGCGCGCGGCTCGAGCGCGCTTCTGCCTAG
- the rpoC gene encoding DNA-directed RNA polymerase subunit beta' encodes MNELTKFTNQLAKPETFDQIQIGLASPERIRSWSFGEIKKPETINYRTFKPERDGLFCARIFGPVKDYECLCGKYKRMKYKGVVCEKCGVEVTVTKVRRERMGHIELAAPVAHIWFLKSLPSRIGLLLDMQLKQLERVLYFESYIVVEPGLTPLEKFQLLTEDELLDAQDEYGEDAFSAGIGAEAVKIMLMELDLEQERDDLMEELATTKSKLKPAKIIKRLKVVESFIDSGNRPEWMILEVVPVIPPELRPLVPLDGGRFATSDLNDLYRRVINRNNRLKRLMELRAPDIIVRNEKRMLQEAVDALFDNGRRGRVITGANKRPLKSLSDMLKGKQGRFRQNLLGKRVDYSGRSVIVTGPELKLHQCGLPKKMALELFKPFIYARLDAKGLSMTLKQAKKWVEKERKEVWDILDEVIREHPVLLNRAPTLHRLGIQAFEPVLIEGKAIQLHPLVCSAFNADFDGDQMAVHVPLSLEAQLEARVLMMSTNNILSPANGKPIIVPSQDMVLGLYYLSMERQERKPEFVEENGEKIEMLPRFADMAEVHQALETKAVTLHTKIITRVPQADEKGKIEMKRFETTPGRMLIGECLPKNHKVPFDIVNRLLTKKDIGDVIDEVYRHTGQKDTVLFADAIMSLGFRHAFKAGISFGKDDMIIPASKEGMIEKAKDEVADYEQQYQDGLITQQEKYNKVIDAWSRTGDQVADAMMEEIKSQPIDDDGREAPINSIYMMSHSGARGSPAQMKQLAGMRGLMAKPSGEIIETPIISNFKEGLTVLEYFNSTHGARKGLADTALKTANSGYLTRRLVDVSQDCVIVEENCKTDNALEMRAIVQGGSVIASLGERILGRTVAEDIVNAATDEVIVKKGTLVDEPMVKAIEEAEVQVAKIRSPLVCEADQGVCGTCYGRDLARGTPVNIGEAVGVIAAQSIGEPGTQLTMRTFHIGGAAQLNETSHLESISDGKVVYRDMPTIVDKKGRILSLARNGELAVIDAEGREREIHKVPYGTVLMHKDGEKVTEGDRLAEWDPFTLPIITETSGVVKFQDLVDGSTMEERVDDATGIAQRVVTENRATGRKKKEDLRPRLTLLGEGQSADSDETEAQRYMLAPGTSLSVDDGQTVEAGDILARASREAAKTRDITGGLPRVAELFEARIPKDVSVIAKISGKIEFVREYKAKRKIAIVPEEGDPVEYLIAKTKVIDVQEGDFVKKGDTLVSGSPNPHDILDVMGVEALAEYLVNEIQEVYRLQGVKINDKHIEVIVRQMLQKVEITDGGDTVLLPGEQVDLEEMQEANAKLTRSKKPAQGTPVLLGITKASLQTRSFISAASFQETTRVLTQASVEGKKDTLIGLKENVIVGRLIPAGTGAAMNRVRVTASSRDAALRAQWKKQQEALLAAETAKEQHEAELAQDAETAATGDATMAAMVDSGTGTDADAGDYLRENEGTQPEAIAKEEQAQDDGAADEPKTDDTE; translated from the coding sequence ATGAACGAACTGACCAAATTCACCAACCAGCTCGCGAAGCCGGAAACCTTCGACCAGATCCAGATCGGTCTGGCGAGCCCCGAGCGTATCCGCAGCTGGTCCTTCGGCGAGATCAAGAAGCCGGAAACCATCAACTACCGCACGTTCAAGCCCGAGCGTGACGGTCTCTTCTGCGCGCGCATCTTCGGTCCGGTGAAGGACTACGAATGCCTGTGCGGCAAGTACAAGCGCATGAAGTACAAGGGCGTCGTGTGCGAAAAATGCGGCGTCGAAGTCACCGTGACCAAGGTGCGCCGCGAGCGGATGGGCCACATCGAGCTCGCCGCCCCCGTCGCACATATCTGGTTCCTGAAGTCGCTGCCTTCGCGCATCGGCCTGCTGCTCGACATGCAGCTCAAGCAGCTGGAGCGCGTGCTTTATTTCGAGAGCTACATCGTCGTCGAGCCGGGCCTGACGCCGCTGGAGAAATTCCAGCTGCTGACGGAAGACGAACTGCTCGACGCGCAGGACGAATACGGCGAAGACGCTTTCAGCGCCGGCATCGGTGCCGAAGCGGTCAAGATCATGCTCATGGAGCTCGACCTCGAGCAGGAGCGTGATGACCTCATGGAAGAGCTTGCGACGACCAAGTCCAAGCTGAAGCCCGCCAAGATCATCAAGCGCCTGAAGGTCGTCGAAAGCTTCATCGATTCCGGCAACCGTCCGGAATGGATGATCCTGGAAGTCGTGCCGGTCATTCCGCCGGAACTGCGCCCGCTCGTCCCGCTGGACGGTGGCCGTTTCGCGACGTCCGACCTCAACGACCTCTATCGCCGCGTCATCAACCGCAACAACCGCCTAAAGCGCCTCATGGAACTGCGCGCGCCGGACATCATCGTCCGCAACGAAAAGCGCATGCTGCAGGAAGCTGTCGACGCCCTGTTCGACAACGGTCGCCGCGGCCGCGTGATCACGGGTGCGAACAAGCGTCCGCTGAAGTCGCTCAGCGACATGCTGAAGGGCAAGCAGGGCCGCTTCCGGCAGAACCTTCTGGGTAAGCGCGTCGACTATTCGGGCCGTTCCGTCATCGTGACCGGTCCGGAACTCAAACTGCACCAGTGCGGCCTGCCCAAGAAGATGGCATTGGAGCTGTTCAAGCCGTTCATCTACGCCCGCCTCGACGCCAAGGGTCTCTCCATGACCCTGAAGCAGGCGAAGAAGTGGGTCGAGAAGGAACGCAAGGAAGTCTGGGACATCCTGGATGAAGTCATTCGCGAGCACCCGGTCCTGCTGAACCGCGCTCCGACGCTTCACCGTCTAGGCATCCAGGCGTTCGAGCCCGTGCTGATCGAAGGCAAGGCGATCCAGCTGCACCCGCTCGTCTGCTCGGCCTTCAACGCCGACTTCGACGGTGACCAGATGGCCGTCCATGTGCCGCTCTCGCTGGAAGCCCAACTGGAAGCGCGCGTGCTGATGATGTCCACCAACAACATCCTTTCGCCCGCCAACGGCAAGCCGATTATCGTGCCTTCGCAGGACATGGTACTGGGTCTCTATTACCTGTCGATGGAACGGCAGGAGAGGAAGCCCGAATTCGTCGAGGAAAACGGCGAGAAGATCGAGATGCTGCCGCGCTTTGCCGACATGGCCGAAGTGCACCAGGCGCTCGAGACGAAGGCCGTCACGCTTCACACGAAGATCATCACCCGCGTCCCGCAGGCGGACGAGAAGGGCAAGATCGAAATGAAGCGTTTCGAGACGACCCCGGGCCGTATGCTGATCGGCGAATGCCTGCCTAAGAACCACAAGGTTCCCTTCGACATTGTCAACCGCCTGCTGACGAAGAAGGACATCGGCGACGTGATCGACGAGGTCTATCGTCACACCGGTCAGAAAGACACGGTGCTGTTTGCCGACGCCATCATGTCGCTGGGCTTCCGCCACGCGTTCAAGGCCGGTATTTCCTTCGGCAAGGACGACATGATCATCCCGGCCAGCAAGGAAGGCATGATCGAGAAGGCCAAGGACGAGGTTGCCGATTACGAGCAGCAGTACCAGGACGGCCTGATCACCCAGCAGGAAAAGTACAACAAGGTGATCGACGCCTGGAGCCGTACCGGCGACCAGGTGGCCGATGCCATGATGGAAGAGATCAAGTCGCAGCCGATCGACGACGACGGCCGCGAGGCGCCGATCAACTCGATCTACATGATGAGCCACTCCGGCGCCCGTGGTAGCCCCGCCCAGATGAAGCAGCTGGCAGGGATGCGCGGCCTGATGGCGAAGCCTTCGGGCGAAATCATCGAGACGCCGATCATCTCGAACTTCAAGGAAGGCCTGACCGTCCTCGAATACTTCAACTCGACCCACGGCGCCCGCAAGGGCCTGGCCGACACGGCTCTGAAAACGGCGAACTCGGGCTACCTGACCCGCCGTCTCGTCGACGTGTCGCAGGACTGCGTCATCGTGGAAGAGAACTGCAAGACGGATAACGCGCTGGAAATGCGTGCCATCGTGCAGGGCGGCAGCGTCATCGCTTCGCTGGGCGAGCGTATCCTGGGCCGCACCGTGGCCGAGGATATCGTCAATGCGGCGACGGACGAGGTCATCGTGAAGAAGGGCACGCTGGTCGACGAACCGATGGTCAAGGCCATCGAGGAAGCCGAAGTGCAGGTCGCCAAGATCCGCTCTCCGCTGGTCTGCGAAGCCGACCAGGGCGTGTGCGGCACGTGCTATGGCCGTGACCTTGCCCGCGGTACGCCGGTGAACATCGGTGAAGCTGTCGGCGTCATCGCCGCGCAGTCGATCGGTGAACCCGGCACGCAGCTGACCATGCGTACCTTCCACATCGGCGGTGCCGCGCAGCTCAACGAGACCAGCCACCTCGAATCCATCTCGGATGGTAAGGTCGTCTATCGCGACATGCCGACCATCGTGGACAAGAAGGGTCGTATCCTGTCGCTCGCCCGCAACGGCGAACTGGCAGTGATCGACGCCGAAGGCCGCGAGCGCGAGATCCACAAGGTGCCTTACGGTACCGTGCTGATGCACAAGGACGGCGAGAAGGTGACGGAAGGCGACCGGCTGGCGGAATGGGATCCGTTCACCCTGCCGATCATCACCGAAACCTCGGGCGTGGTGAAGTTCCAGGACCTGGTTGACGGCTCGACGATGGAAGAGCGCGTGGACGATGCAACGGGTATCGCCCAGCGTGTCGTGACCGAGAACCGGGCAACCGGGCGCAAGAAGAAGGAAGACCTTCGTCCGCGCCTGACCCTGCTCGGCGAAGGCCAGAGTGCCGATTCGGACGAGACCGAGGCCCAGCGCTACATGCTGGCCCCGGGCACGTCGCTGTCGGTCGATGACGGCCAGACGGTCGAAGCGGGTGACATCCTTGCCCGCGCCAGCCGCGAAGCTGCCAAGACTCGCGACATCACCGGCGGTCTGCCGCGTGTTGCCGAGCTGTTCGAAGCCCGTATTCCGAAGGATGTGTCGGTCATTGCCAAGATTTCAGGCAAGATCGAATTCGTCCGCGAATACAAGGCGAAGCGCAAGATCGCCATCGTCCCCGAGGAAGGGGATCCGGTGGAGTACCTGATCGCGAAGACCAAGGTCATCGACGTTCAGGAAGGCGACTTCGTGAAGAAGGGCGACACGCTGGTGTCCGGCTCTCCGAACCCGCACGACATCCTCGATGTCATGGGCGTGGAAGCGCTGGCCGAGTATCTCGTGAACGAGATCCAGGAAGTCTATCGACTGCAGGGCGTGAAGATCAACGACAAGCACATCGAGGTGATCGTTCGCCAGATGCTGCAGAAGGTCGAGATCACCGATGGCGGCGACACCGTGCTGCTGCCGGGCGAACAGGTCGACCTGGAGGAAATGCAGGAAGCGAATGCCAAGCTGACCCGCAGCAAGAAACCGGCACAGGGTACGCCGGTCCTGCTCGGCATCACCAAGGCCTCGCTCCAGACGCGTTCCTTCATCTCTGCCGCGTCGTTCCAGGAAACGACCCGCGTGCTCACGCAGGCGTCGGTCGAGGGCAAGAAGGACACGCTGATCGGCCTGAAGGAAAACGTGATCGTGGGCCGTCTCATCCCCGCCGGTACCGGCGCGGCGATGAACCGCGTTCGCGTCACCGCCTCCAGCCGCGATGCGGCCCTCCGCGCCCAGTGGAAGAAGCAGCAGGAAGCGCTCCTCGCTGCCGAAACCGCCAAGGAACAGCACGAAGCGGAACTGGCCCAGGATGCGGAAACTGCCGCGACCGGCGATGCCACCATGGCAGCGATGGTCGACAGCGGCACCGGGACCGATGCCGACGCCGGCGATTACCTGCGCGAAAACGAGGGCACTCAGCCCGAAGCCATCGCGAAGGAAGAGCAGGCACAGGACGACGGTGCTGCCGACGAGCCGAAGACCGACGACACCGAGTAA